AACAGTCTCCAAAGAACTCAGTATGTTTAAAAATTTCCAAAATCTTGTCAGTCAAGACCTTGGACGCCCACCCATACTGATAGCGAGCTAACCCTGTTTTTTCCTTCCAGAGGCTCTGACACTCTCTCTGACTCACAGGCTTCCCTTTCTTCTCTCCTACCAAAGCTCTTTCAGTTTCTCTCTTTGTCTTCCGTTGCGGAGTATTGTAAAGCTAAACTTACTGTGCGTCAAGCTCTTGGAGGCGTGTTAGCTTTCAAGCTGTTGATATACAAGAATTTAAGGATTTTTAAACAGGCTCGAAACCACTTGACATGAAGCAGTAAAGTAAGTATATATATACTTATCCTTAAAAGGAGGAGTTTAATGAGCATAAAGGAATATCTGACGGATGAGCACAGAGAGTGTGATAAGCTTTATGCAAAGGTTGAAAGTCTCGTGCAAGAAGGTAATTGGGGTCAGGCAGAGGAGGCTTTTAGAGCCTTCAAGGATGCAAACCTTTTGCACTTTAAAAGAGAGGAAGATGTCCTTTTCCCCGCTTTTGAAGAGACAACGGGTGTAGTGATGGGACCTACTCAGGTGATGAGAATGGAACACGCGCAGGCAAGGGACCTTATGGACAGGATGGAAAAAGCCATAAAGGAAAAGGATAAAAAGAGCTTTCTATCTTTGGGTGATACCTTTGTGGTGCTTCTTCAACAGCATAACATGAAGGAGGAACAGATACTTTACCCTATGTGCGACCAGCACCTGGTGGCGGATGAAGTTATAGAGAAGATGAAGCAACTATGACGGGGCTTTCTATAGTGCAGGCTCCACCCTTCATAATAGTTTTTTCTTACTTTCTTACGGCTACTCTGTTTGGCTTTCTTCTTTCCACCTTTGAAATTTACATGGCTTTTAAGCACACTCTTTTTCCTCCTCCGATAGTGCATCTTTATACCTTAGGCTTTGCTCTTTTTACCATGTTTGGCGCTCTCTTTCAGATGCTTCCTGTGGTTGCAGGTGTTGTCATAAAAA
The DNA window shown above is from Hydrogenobacter thermophilus TK-6 and carries:
- a CDS encoding hemerythrin domain-containing protein, yielding MSIKEYLTDEHRECDKLYAKVESLVQEGNWGQAEEAFRAFKDANLLHFKREEDVLFPAFEETTGVVMGPTQVMRMEHAQARDLMDRMEKAIKEKDKKSFLSLGDTFVVLLQQHNMKEEQILYPMCDQHLVADEVIEKMKQL